One genomic window of Chelonoidis abingdonii isolate Lonesome George chromosome 5, CheloAbing_2.0, whole genome shotgun sequence includes the following:
- the NKX1-1 gene encoding NK1 transcription factor-related protein 1: MNVSRDKTQGGDISIPAAAAASQAGIVVEPVSGCLHGESMDTHGDQRLSSSNDLPVYSCPGNRDRPGDNQSNIPGQEGAVAALPVVHRTTSFSVLDILDPNKFNSKKRQCSVLYKSAGSEFTVGAEDKPQESGTELADQKALNEDFEMCKKSSDLLKDGELYKAEECDLDYGSRPSPSPESELQDEEELCSEESSSSVGAVGGSGEADPGHHPEDGEPGTQEQPPPPAQPPVPGGGPQAKPKRKRTGSDSKSGKPRRARTAFTYEQLVALENKFKSTRYLSVCERLNLALSLSLTETQVKIWFQNRRTKWKKQNPGADTSAPTGGGAGGGGAGGGLGGGGLGGGLSPLSHSPPMGNPLSMHGPGGYPGHPTGGLVCAAQLPFLPSPAVLSPFVLGSQTYGAPAFYTPHL, from the exons ATGAATGTGAGCAGAGACAAGACTCAGGGGGGTGACATCTctatcccagcagcagcagcagcaagccaggCTGGCATTGTAGTGGAGCCAGTGTCCGGCTGCCTTCACGGGGAAAGCATGGACACCCACGGGGACCAGAGACTTTCTTCCAGCAACGACCTCCCAGTCTATTCGTGCCCTGGAAATAGAGACAGGCCGGGCGACAATCAGAGCAACATCCCTGGCCAAGAGGGGGCAGTGGCAGCCCTGCCCGTGGTCCACCGAACCACCTCTTTTTCAGTGCTGGACATTCTGGATCCCAACAAATTCAACAGCAAAAAGCGGCAATGTTCTGTGTTGTACAAATCCGCAGGGAGCGAATTCACTGTAGGGGCAGAGGATAAACCCCAGGAGTCAGGAACGGAACTAGCAGATCAAAAGGCTCTGAATGAAGATTTTGAAATGTGCAAAAAGTCCTCGGACTTACTCA AGGATGGGGAGCTGTACAAAGCCGAGGAGTGCGACCTGGACTACGGCAgcaggcccagccccagccccgagAGCGAGCTGCAGGACGAGGAGGAGCTGTGCAGcgaggagagcagcagcagcgtgGGCGCCGTGGGGGGGTCCGGCGAGGCAGACCCCGGCCACCACCCCGAGGACGGAGAGCCAGGCACCCAGGAGCAGCCGCCGCCGCCAGCCCAACCTCCTGTCCCCGGCGGGGGCCCGCAGGCCAAGCCCAAGAGGAAGCGCACGGGCTCGGACTCCAAGTCGGGCAAGCCCCGGCGGGCGCGGACCGCTTTCACCTACGAGCAGCTGGTGGCGCTGGAGAACAAGTTCAAGTCCACGCGGTACCTGTCGGTGTGCGAGCGCCTCAACCTGGCGCTGTCGCTCAGCCTGACCGAGACCCAGGTCAAGATCTGGTTCCAGAACCGCCGCACCAAGTGGAAGAAGCAGAACCCGGGCGCCGACACCAGCGCCCCGACGGGCGGCGGGGCAGGAGGCGGCGGGGCCGGAGGGGGTCTAGGGGGAGGCGGCCTGGGCGGGGGGCTGAGCCCGCTCAGCCACTCGCCGCCCATGGGCAACCCGCTCTCCATGCATGGCCCTGGGGGCTACCCGGGACACCCCACCGGGGGGCTGGTTTGCGCTGCCCAGTTGCCCTTCCTGCCCAGCCCCGCCGTCCTCTCGCCTTTTGTCCTGGGCTCGCAGACTTACGGGGCTCCGGCCTTCTACACCCCGCACCTATAA